A single window of Onychostoma macrolepis isolate SWU-2019 chromosome 16, ASM1243209v1, whole genome shotgun sequence DNA harbors:
- the LOC131522475 gene encoding GTPase IMAP family member 8-like, which yields MDTGDNQHLSELRIVLMGHRRAGKSSSGNTILGREVFDLKRSALCVSRHGKVADRHITVIEAPGWWRNIPAEESPEILKQEILLSMSLCPPGPHVVLMLMLLFTYGDTLLDTSIEQHIKSEGKDLQWLLDKCGNRYHVLNNQNRSDDTQIKELLEKIEETVAQNNSCHFELDRKFLQDMKEKRRAEEERAKERMKMIKKQRENIRSQMSE from the exons ATGGACACTG GAGACAATCAACATCTCTCAGAGCTGAGGATTGTGTTAATGGGTCACAGAAGAGCTGGTAAGAGTTCATCAGGAAACACCATCCTGGGCAGAGAAGTGTTTGACTTAAAGAGATCTGCCCTGTGTGTGAGTAGACATGGAAAAGTAGCAGACAGACACATCACTGTCATTGAAGCTCCAGGATGGTGGAGGAATATACCTGCAGAGGAAAGTCCTGAGATACTAAAGCAGGAGATTTTGCTCAGCATGTCTCTCTGTCCTCCAGGACCACACGTTGTACTAATGCTCATGC TGCTGTTCACATATGGAGACACACTGTTAGACACATCTATAGAGCAGCACATCAAGAGTGAAGGGAAAGATCTCCAGTGGCTGCTGGACAAATGTGGGAACAGATATCATGTTCTCAACAATCAGAACAGGAGTGACGACACTCAGATCAAGGAGCTGCTAGAGAAGATTGAGGAGACAGTGGCTCAAAACAACAGCTGCCACTTTGAACTAGACAGAAAGTTTTTACAGGacatgaaagaaaaaaggagagcagaggaagagagagcTAAAGAACGAATGAAGATGAtaaaaaaacagagagaaaacaTCCGATCACAGATGAGTGAGTAA
- the LOC131522248 gene encoding uncharacterized protein LOC131522248 has product MRNLFRTFNSLLCPPPPPPTTSITADDFATFFTDKTRSISGQFSPPRTQDPHPTTSIAKTPIFSFCPLTEAEVSKLLLSNHPTTCPLDPIPSHLLQAISPTLLPALTHIINTSLLTGIFPTAFKQARVTPLLKKPTLNTSLIENYRPVSLLPFIAKTLERVVFNQVSLFLSQNDKLDVKQSGFSSGHSTETALLSVTEALRIAKAHSKSSVLILLDLSADFDTVNHQILLSTLSALGITGIPLRWFESYLTDDPTVAARISGCLADISAWMKEHHLQLNLAKTELLVLPATPTLQHDFTIQLGSSTITPSTSVRNLGVIFDDQLTFKDHIAKTARSCRFALYNIRKIRPFLTEHAAQLLVQALVISRLDYCNALLAGLPSNTVKPLQMIQNAAARLVFNEPKRAHVTPLFISLHWLPVAARIKFKTLMLAYRTTTGSAPVYLHSLLTNYIPSRNLRSASERRLVVPSQRGSKSLSRTFSFTIPGWWNDLPTPIRIAGSLSIFKQQLKTHLFRQHLT; this is encoded by the exons atgcgtaatctcttcagaacatttaattctctcctctgtccccctccaccacctcccaccacctctattacagctgatgactttgccactttctttacagacaaaactagatcaatcagtggtcagttttcacctccacgcacacaggaccctcaccctaccacatccattgctaaaactcccatcttctctttctgtcccctcactgaagctgaagtatccaagcttctcctctccaaccatcctacaacatgtcctcttgacccaatcccctcacaccttctccaagcaatctctcccacactcttacctgcactcacacacatcatcaacacatccctcctcacaggcatcttccccactgcgttcaagcaggctcgggtaaccccactgctcaaaaaacctacattaaacacttctcttatagaaaactacagacctgtctctctccttccgttcatagcgaaaacacttgaacgagttgtcttcaaccaagtctcactgtttctttcacagaacgacaaactggatgttaaacagtcaggtttcagcaGTGGCCACTCAACCGAGACTGCGCTACTCtcagtcactgaagccctgcgaattgcaaaagcccattccaaatcatcagtcctcattctgctggatctatctgccgattttgacactgtcaatcatcagatactcctgtccaccctctcagcactgggcatcactggcattccacttcgctggtttgaatcctatctcactg atgatccaacagtagctgcaaggatctcaggttgcctggcggacatctcggcatggatgaaagaacatcacctgcagctcaacctggcaaagactgagcttcttgtcctcccggccactccgactctacagcatgacttcacgatccagttaggttcatcaacaataaccccatcaacttcggtcagaaatcttggtgtaatctttgatgatcagctgaccttcaaagaccacattgcaaagactgctcgatcttgcaggtttgcactatataacatcagaaagatcaggccctttctgacagagcatgctgcacaacttcttgtccaggcccttgtcatttctaggctggactattgcaatgctcttctggctggacttccgtctaacacagtcaaacctctacaaatgattcagaatgcagcggcacgactggtcttcaacgagcccaaaagagcccatgttacacctctctttatctccctgcactggctaccagtcgcggctcgcatcaagttcaagacactgatgcttgcatatagaacaaccacaggctcagcacccgtttacttgcactctctactaacaaactacatcccctccagaaatctgagatctgctagtgaacgacgcctcgtggtaccatcacagagaggctcaaaatcactctccagaacattctcgttcaccattcctggctggtggaacgatcttcccacccctatccggattgctggatccctgtcaatcttcaagcaacaactgaaaactcatctctttcgacagcacttgacttga